A stretch of DNA from Gimesia chilikensis:
TTCCAGACACATAACCTGGTTCCCGTTTTGACCGCTTACGAGAATGTCGAACTCCCACTTTTGCTGCTTCCGCTCTCGCGGAACGAGCGACGCAAACGGGTGGAAGTCGCACTGGAAGCCGTCGACCTGCTGGACCGGGCCGATCATTATCCGCGACAGATGTCAGGTGGACAGGAACAGCGGGTCGGGATTGCCCGGGCAATCGTCAAACATCCCCTGATTGTCGTGGCTGACGAACCAACGGGGGACCTGGATCCCGAGTCCTCAGAACAGATTCTGAATCTGCTCAAACGTCTGAACCGGGAACTGGATATCACCATGCTGATGGTCACTCACGATGCGGAAGCAGCGACCATCGCAGACCGACAGTTCTATCTGGATCACGGCAAACTGGTACAGCGAAACAACGAGCCAGAGACGGCGCTGGCCGGATCAGGCGTGAGTATCGAGGAGACCCCATGAAACTATTGGGATATGTCGTGAAATCATTGTGGGGGCATCGTTCCCGGACCATGCTGACGGTGGCCGGCTCCGCGGTGGCTCTGTTCGTGTTCTGCTTCATCCAGTCCATCCAGGAAGGTATGCGCGATCTCAGATCACGGCAGGAAGCAAATGGCTCATTGATCGTATTCCAGGCCAATAAGTTCTGCCCTGCCACGAGTCACCTGCCTCAGGATTACGATCAGCAGATTCTACAATTTAACGGAGTCGAAGACGTCATTCCAATTCAGGTCTTCACCAACAACTGCCGGGCCAGCCTGGATGTGGTCGTTTTT
This window harbors:
- a CDS encoding ABC transporter ATP-binding protein; translation: MPLVEIHNLTKQYHKGGETITPLDQVSLDIEQGEFLSLMGSSGTGKSTLLNLIASIDRPDSGTIIVDGVEITSLSRSRLAHWRAAHLGYIFQTHNLVPVLTAYENVELPLLLLPLSRNERRKRVEVALEAVDLLDRADHYPRQMSGGQEQRVGIARAIVKHPLIVVADEPTGDLDPESSEQILNLLKRLNRELDITMLMVTHDAEAATIADRQFYLDHGKLVQRNNEPETALAGSGVSIEETP